Part of the Leucobacter insecticola genome is shown below.
TTGGCAGCGGGCTCCCGGTGTATCGCAGCTCAGAATCGAAATCGTCCTCGACCACCACCACACCGGTACGGCTCGCCCACGCGATCAGTTCACGCCGTCGCGGCAGCGGCAGCGATCCACCCAGCGGGTACTGGTGACTCGGCGTCACGATAATCACGTCAAGCATGCCCTCGGGTAGCCGCCGCGTATCAAGCCCCTCCGCATCGGCGGGAAGGGCGACGATGTCAGCGCCGTAGCGGGCGGCAACACCGCGCAGCGAGGGCAGCCCGGGTCCTCCACCCCGACAACGAGGCCGTGACCGCGCGTTGTGCCGAGCGCGGTCAGAAGCAAGCCGAGGCCGTCGCGGGTACCCGCCGTCACGAGCACGTCTTCCGCGCCTCTCGCGGTGCCTCGCATGCGTCGCAGGTGATCGGCGATCTCTTCCCGCAGCCGATCGTCACCGAGCTCGGGGCCGCGAGGTGCGCGTGGGCTGCGGCGCTCCGCCAAGCAGACCGCCAAGCCGCACTGTCGACGGCGTCGGTGATCGGCCTGCCCGGCGCGAGTGGTCCCGGGGTGTTGCTGCCCGTTGAGACCTGCTGGGTCCGGCGCGCTGGGAGGTCGGAGACGGTCTTTGGCGGGCCCTGAAAGGCCAGCTGGGTCGCGGTGAGCTCGGGGTTGACGAGTGTACCGCGGCCGCGGCTCGCCGCCAGATACCCTTCGGCGATGAGCTGCTCATAGGCCGCGACCACCACACCCCGTGCCACTCCGAGGCGACTGGCGAATTCGCGGGTCGCCGGCACCTCTTCGCCAGGACGGAGCACGGCCGCATCGATCGCCTCCCGCAGGGCGGCCGCAAGCTGCACCGGCAGTGGCACGTCCCTCGCGCGGTCAAGATGCACCGGGATCAGGGCTCTCTTCATCGAAACACCACCTCATGCCCCTTCAGCCGCTGTTTCATGACCGCCAGCGCCTCCGGATTCTCGTCGATCAGCACGAAACGTCGCTGAAGCTCAGCTGCGGCAACCCCCGTCGTACCGCTGCCCGCGAACGCGTCGAGGACCCAGTCGCCCGGGCGGGAGGATGCCTGCACGATGCGGCGGAGGATCCCGAGCGGCTTCTGCGTCGGGTAGCCGCTGCGCTCCTTGCCCGTCGGTGACACGATGGTGTGCCACCAGGTGTCGGTGGGGAGCTTACCGAGCGCCGCCTTTTCAGGGGTCACGAGTCCGGGGGCCATGTAGGGTTCGCGGTTCACCGCCTCCGCGTCGAAAAAGTACGCTTCCGGATCCTTCGCGTACACAAGGATGTTGTCGTGTTTGGTGGGCCAGCGCCGCCGGGTCCGGGCGCCATAGTCGTAGGCCCAAATAATCTCATTCACGAAGCACTCGGGCCCAAAGAGCGCATCGAGCAGCACCTTCGCGTAGTGCACCTCGCGGTAGTCCAAGTGCAGATAGAGCGTGCCGTCTGGCGCGAGCAGCCGCCACGCCTCACACAGCCGCGGTTCGAGAAAATCCCAGTAGTCATCGAATCTGTCATCGTAGCCCAGCGTCATTTCACGGGTCACGGCGTAGCCGCGCCCCGAAACCCCAGGCGTCCCCCTTCTGCGGGGTCCACCGGCACCCCGCGGACCCGCTCGGCCCGCTGCAATAATCCGGTGTTGAAGGGAGGGTCAAAATAGACGAGCGTGAAGGCGCCCTCGGGCAGGCGCTTCAACACCGGGAGGTTGTCACTCTGGATGACAAGGTCTGGCCCGACCGAATCCCACGTGTCATTCACCCCTTCAGCGTACCGGGCCGGGGCCAGCATTCGTCAGAATTCAAGCGCCCGTTCGTCGGTGCGAAGCGGCGCAAGAACCGCCGCAATCTCTGCCGGGTCCAGGTCTTCGATACGTGCGGGGCTCCAGCGCGGCGAACGATCCTTGTCAATGACCTGCGCGCGCACCCCCTCAGCAAAGTCGGGCCGCTGCGAGAGCCGTACCACGACGCGCAGATCGTCACTCAGCACCTCCCTGAGTGACAGCCCGAGCGCGCGGGTGCGGGCAATCTGCGCCAGGGTGACCACCACCGAGCTCGGGCACATCTCACGCACAGCGGCCGCTGTCACGGCGGCTTCCGCGCTGCCGTCCGCATCGAGCGTGCGTAGCAAACGGATCGCGCTGTCAAGGGCCGCGTCTGGTTCCGCGTCGGTCGCAGCATCGAGCGCCGCCGACGCGATGGGATCCCACCAGGATCGCGCCTGAAGCAGCGGGGACTCAGGGGCCGCCTCGGCTACCGCACGCACAGCTGCGCGCGGATCCTGCCCCGCGGCGAGCGCCTCGCGCAGTTCCTCCAACCGCGCGGACGGCACGTAGTGGTCGGCAAAACCGAGCGCAATGGCGTCACCCGCGGTCATCTCCCCGAGGTAATCGCAAGGAGCTCACCCAGACGTCCCGGAGCCCGGGCAAGGAGCAGGTGTCCGCCCACGTCGGGGGCGATACCGATGCGCACCTCGGGCATGGCGAGGCGGCTGCGCTCGGTGACGATCCGAATCGCCGCGTGACCGCCGAGGCCGATCCCGCCCCCCATCGTGATGCCGTCCATGATGGCGACCACGGGCACGCGCGACGCCGCGATCCGCGCGTTGAGCGCATACTCAGTTGAGAGGATCAGCCGCGCATCCCCGCCGAAATTTCTTTCACGTCGCCGCCACCGCAGAAACCGCGCTCCCCCACACCGTCGAGCAGGATGGCGCTCGCGTCGCTCGCGTTCGCTTCGGCAATCGACGCCGTCAGCATCTCGAACATTTCCAGGTTCAGGGCGTTGATGGCGCGCGGCCGGTTCAGCGTGAGGTGGCTGATCGCGCCCTCGCGACGAGCCAGCACCAGTGGGTCAGGAGTCAGGTCTGCAGTTGTCATCTCTGCACCGTAGCATCCCGGTGCCCCCGGCGTCAGGTGTGGTCTGATGCCCACCGCGCCAGACTATAGGCTCGGTGTGTGTTTGATGAACGATACGACCGCGATGTGCTCGCCGATATGAAGCCGAGGCGTGGCCCAGTGCAACGCACCGAGGTGACGCTCGCGAAGGGGCTCGTGGTGGAGCACAGCGAGACGGAATGGTGCGGTGCCGTTGTCGGGGCACGCGAAGGGCTCGTGCAGCTCGAAGACTTCGCGGGCAAGGTGCGCGCGTTTTCGCTGAGTGATGGGTTCCTGATCGACGGCAAGCCGGTGACCCTCGTGATGCCGAAGCGAAAGCCCGCTGGACCCAAGCGCACGGCGTCGGGATCCTTCGCCGCTCCCGAACAGCGCGCCAGGGTCGCCATGCCGAGCCGCATTTTCGTCGAGGGCAAGCATGACGCCGAACTGATTGAGCAGGTGTGGGGCGCCGATCTGCGCGTCGAGGGGGTGGTGGTTGAACTGTTGCAGGGTGCTGACAATCTCGCAGACGTGCTCGCGGACTTCGGGCCGGGCCGGGCAGGCGGGCCGGGATCCTGCTCGATCACCTGGTGAAGGGCAGCAAAGAAACCAGGATCGCGGACGCGATTGCCCGCGGCCCCCACGGCGCCAACGTCCTCATCGTGGGCCACCCCTTCGTCGACATTTGGCAGGCGGTGAAGCCCGCGCGGGTGGGGCTTCAGAGTTGGCCGGTGATCCCGCGCAGCATCGAGTGGAAGCGCGGTATCTGTGAGGCGCTCGGCTGGCCCGGCGAGGAGCCAGCGGATATTGCGGACGCCTGGGCCAGGATCCGGGGGCGCGTGCGTGATTTTCGTGATCTTGAGCCGGAACTCGTCGGCCGAGTGGAACATCTCATCGATTTCGTGACAGTCACACCCTGAACACACCCGCGCCAAGTACCATTGGAATGTTGAGGTTCTTCAGGAAATCCAGGAGGCGCGCGTGTCGAAACCGGTGTTCCTTCTCGTGCCTGAGTGGCAGGGCTCAGATTCTTCCAGGGCCATGCAGCTCACCGATGGCGCGGCGCTGCTCCGCGAGGATCTGCCTCGCTCCGCACTCACCGAGGTTGCCGTGCCACTTGAGGCGGGTGACGCACTCGGCACGCCGGTCGCACGGCTGAGCAGCGTGCTGCAAGCGCGCGATGCGACACGGCGAGCTCTCGCTGAAATCGACGCCACGCCCATTATCGTTGGCGGCGACTGCGCGACCTCGCTACCAGGAATCGAGGCTGCCGCGCGTGCCCACGGCGATGGGCTTGCGGTGCTGTGGTGCAACGCACACCCGCATGCGCAGCATCCCAGCACCTCGCCCTCCGGCGCTGCATCCGGAATGACGCTCAGGCATGCCCTCGGCGACGGCTCCCCCGACCTGATCTCGCCGAATCCCATCACCCCCTCGCAGGTGACGTTTGTGGGAACCCGCGCCTTCGATCCCGAGGAGGAGGAATTCCTGCGGGGCAAGAGTATCGCGATGTTCGGGGCCGACGACCCTGATTTGAAGACCTCTGTCATGCGGCGACTGAAAGACGCTGGAGCCACGCACCTTTACGTCCACATTGACTTGGACGTGCTCGACCCCGCCGAGTTTTCGGCGGTCCACTCCGCGGTTCCCTTCGGTCTCAGCGTCTCGCAATTGACAGAGGTGATTCGCGCCGCGGTCGCCCTGCTCCCCCTCGCGGGTGGGGCGATCTGCGAGTTTGCGCCCAGCGACCCTGCAAACGCCGCCGACAACCAACCGACGGTGCTGCGCGTGCTCGCGGCGCTGACCTCCGGGAGTGCAGCATGAAGGCGTGGCCGCTCGCCCGGCTCGGCTACGCCTACGCGACCGCCGTCGGCTTCGTGTGGGGGTCCCTGCTCAGTACGGGCCGAGTTGAGCGACACGACGGGCTGTGGGTGTTTCGTGGCATGCCGAAGTGGTCGTTTGGCCGCGGTGGCAGCTGCGTCGGATCCTGCTACCTCACCGATCAGAACGTCGGGCCGGCCGTGCTGCGTCACGAGCAGGTCCACCGACGGCAGTGGCAGCGCTACGGCATGGCACTGCCCCTTCTCTATTTTTTGGCCGGCCGGGATCCACTGAAAAACCGCTTCGAGATCGAGGCTGGTCTTGTTGACGGCGGCTATGTGAAACGCTCGCGTTGAGCGCGGGGAACAGACTTCGGGAGCAGAGATGAGCGATGAGTTCCGTTTTCTCGCGGGCGACGCGACTCGTGTCGGCAGAACCGCGCCGCTTCCGCATGTCGAGCGAGTGGCGTTTCTGCTGCGTGATGGCCGCAGCA
Proteins encoded:
- a CDS encoding GntR family transcriptional regulator — its product is MKRALIPVHLDRARDVPLPVQLAAALREAIDAAVLRPGEEVPATREFASRLGVARGVVVAAYEQLIAEGYLAASRGRGTLVNPELTATQLAFQGPPKTVSDLPARRTQQVSTGSNTPGPLAPGRPITDAVDSAAWRSAWRSAAAHAHLAAPSSVTIGCGKRSPITCDACEAPREARKTCS
- a CDS encoding arginase family protein, whose translation is MSKPVFLLVPEWQGSDSSRAMQLTDGAALLREDLPRSALTEVAVPLEAGDALGTPVARLSSVLQARDATRRALAEIDATPIIVGGDCATSLPGIEAAARAHGDGLAVLWCNAHPHAQHPSTSPSGAASGMTLRHALGDGSPDLISPNPITPSQVTFVGTRAFDPEEEEFLRGKSIAMFGADDPDLKTSVMRRLKDAGATHLYVHIDLDVLDPAEFSAVHSAVPFGLSVSQLTEVIRAAVALLPLAGGAICEFAPSDPANAADNQPTVLRVLAALTSGSAA
- a CDS encoding Fe-S oxidoreductase, with amino-acid sequence MKAWPLARLGYAYATAVGFVWGSLLSTGRVERHDGLWVFRGMPKWSFGRGGSCVGSCYLTDQNVGPAVLRHEQVHRRQWQRYGMALPLLYFLAGRDPLKNRFEIEAGLVDGGYVKRSR